A region from the Salminus brasiliensis chromosome 22, fSalBra1.hap2, whole genome shotgun sequence genome encodes:
- the LOC140544173 gene encoding tumor necrosis factor receptor superfamily member 17 isoform X1 — protein sequence MVLYLWLVLYITAVAEGKCQQNYYYDGLMESCQLCSGRCNSPPAICATYCRTSSSSRNEAGENVRIILIVLFVFLGTCMVLTGILKVIRRKACKHVLLAKAAQEQVSSESERGSNMTEQSEDVDGSALDVEEGLTPTHYNSNLPLPSTEEGTTVLVTTKTVQTYNCSTQYTQGVTLGVWTTAAV from the exons ATGGTCCTCTACTTATGGCTTGTCCTCTACATTACTGCCGTAGCTGAGGGCAAATgtcaacagaattattattatgatggtCTTATGGAGAGCTGTCAGCTCTGCTCCGGCAGATGCAACTCTCCTCCAGCTATTTGCGCCACATATTGTAGGACTTCCTCCT CATCGAGGAATGAAGCTGGTGAGAATGTGCGTATAATCCTCATAGTGCTCTTCGTGTTCCTCGGTACTTGCATGGTGCTGACGGGAATTCTGAAGGTCATTCGTAGAAAGGCCTGTAAGCACGTCCTTCTAGCTAAAG CAGCTCAAGAACAGGTGTCGtctgaaagtgagagaggatCTAACATGACCGAGCAGTCTGAGGATGTAGACGGATCTGCGCTGGATGTAGAAGAGGGATTGACCCCAACTCACTACAACTCCAACCTCCCTCTGCCCTCCACTGAGGAGGGCACCACCGTGCTGGTCACCACCAAGACTGTGCAGACGTACAACTGCAGTACGCAGTACACACAGGGGGTGACATTAGGCGTGTGGACAACTGCTGCTGTATGA
- the LOC140544173 gene encoding tumor necrosis factor receptor superfamily member 17 isoform X2, whose translation MVLYLWLVLYITAVAEGKCQQNYYYDGLMESCQLCSGRCNSPPAICATYCRTSSSSRNEAGENVRIILIVLFVFLGTCMVLTGILKVIRRKACKHVLLAKAQEQVSSESERGSNMTEQSEDVDGSALDVEEGLTPTHYNSNLPLPSTEEGTTVLVTTKTVQTYNCSTQYTQGVTLGVWTTAAV comes from the exons ATGGTCCTCTACTTATGGCTTGTCCTCTACATTACTGCCGTAGCTGAGGGCAAATgtcaacagaattattattatgatggtCTTATGGAGAGCTGTCAGCTCTGCTCCGGCAGATGCAACTCTCCTCCAGCTATTTGCGCCACATATTGTAGGACTTCCTCCT CATCGAGGAATGAAGCTGGTGAGAATGTGCGTATAATCCTCATAGTGCTCTTCGTGTTCCTCGGTACTTGCATGGTGCTGACGGGAATTCTGAAGGTCATTCGTAGAAAGGCCTGTAAGCACGTCCTTCTAGCTAAAG CTCAAGAACAGGTGTCGtctgaaagtgagagaggatCTAACATGACCGAGCAGTCTGAGGATGTAGACGGATCTGCGCTGGATGTAGAAGAGGGATTGACCCCAACTCACTACAACTCCAACCTCCCTCTGCCCTCCACTGAGGAGGGCACCACCGTGCTGGTCACCACCAAGACTGTGCAGACGTACAACTGCAGTACGCAGTACACACAGGGGGTGACATTAGGCGTGTGGACAACTGCTGCTGTATGA